A single window of Ammospiza caudacuta isolate bAmmCau1 chromosome Z, bAmmCau1.pri, whole genome shotgun sequence DNA harbors:
- the CHRNA6 gene encoding LOW QUALITY PROTEIN: neuronal acetylcholine receptor subunit alpha-6 (The sequence of the model RefSeq protein was modified relative to this genomic sequence to represent the inferred CDS: deleted 2 bases in 1 codon), giving the protein MLPDSLRSERHKLSLPSGSESNSARLCSAQQAAVCCRCKTEIHPSTAYLPPGRLYVFLPLVPSAKPLFSKGSSVLLLAMHPKTWLCWCCPAFCVWAFVFTSLIKDTTACESEERLFHKLFSQYNQFIRPVENVSDPVTVYFELAITQLTNVDEVNQIMETNLWLRHIWNDYKLRWDPRQYDGIEFVRVPADKIWKPDIVLYNNAVGDFQVEGKTKALLRYDGMITWTPPAIFKSSCPMDITFFPFDHQNCSLKFGSWTYDKAKIDLLIIGSKVDMNDFWENSEWEIVDASGYKHDIKYNCCEEIYTDITYSFYIRRLPMFYTINLIIPCLFISFLTVLVFYLPSDCGEKVNLCISVLLSLTVFLLVITETIPSTSLVIPLVGEYLLFTMIFVTLSIVITVFVLNIHYRTPMTHTMPKWVKTVFLHLLPKVLLMQRPLEQQKKNTSRKTKKVSDSKLGKSKHSKHKDTKLHKEQRCSHCDQATELRTTKRQLSHQSLRWMAEHMEYSPEVKDVISNVQFIAENMRSQNETKEVEDDWKYVAMVIDRVFLWVFIILCVFGTVGLFIQPLIAET; this is encoded by the exons ATGCTGCCTGACTCCCTTCGCTCTGAGCGGCATAAGCTCTCCTTGCCTAGTGGTAGTGAAAGCAACTCAGCAAGGCTTTGCTCTGCTCAGCAGGCTGCT GTTTGCTGCAGATGCAAAACAGAAATCCATCCTTCTACTGCCTACTTACCACCAGGAAGGTTATATGTCTTCTTGCCTCTTGTTCCTTCTGCCAAACCTCTTTTCTCAAAAGGAAGCTCTGTTCTGCTGCTAGCAATGCATCCTAAGACATGGCTATGCTGGTGTTGCCCTGCTTTCTGTGTGTGGGCATTTGTGTTCACATCCTTGATTAAAG ATACCACAGCCTGCGAATCAGAGGAACGGTTATTTCACAAACTCTTCTCCCAGTACAACCAGTTCATTAGGCCGGTGGAAAATGTGTCTGATCCTGTCACTGTGTATTTTGAACTGGCCATCACCCAGCTTACAAATGTG GATGAAGTCAATCAGATTATGGAAACAAATCTGTGGCTAAGACAC ATTTGGAATGACTACAAACTGCGATGGGATCCCAGACAATATGATGGCATTGAATTTGTTCGGGTACCAGCAGATAAAATTTGGAAACCAGATATTGTCTTGTATAATAA TGCTGTGGGAGATTTTCAAGTTGAAGGCAAGACCAAAGCCCTCCTTCGCTATGATGGAATGATCACCTGGACCCCACcagctatttttaaaagctcCTGTCCTATGGATAttacttttttcccatttgatCATCAGAACTGTTCACTCAAATTTGGCTCATGGACCTATGACAAGGCCAAAATTGATCTTCTGATCATTGGATCCAAAGTAGATATGAATGACTTCTGGGAAAATAGTGAATGGGAAATAGTTGATGCTTCTGGCTACAAACATGATATCAAATATAACTGCTGTGAAGAGATTTACACAGACATAACATATTCTTTTTATATTCGAAGGTTGCCAATGTTCTACACCATAAATCTGATCATTCCCTGTCTTTTCATCTCATTCCTGACTGTGTTAGTTTTTTACCTGCCATCTGACTGTGGTGAGAAAGTTAATCTTTGCATCTCAGTGCTTCTTTCTTTGACTGTATTTTTACTGGTGATCACAGAAACAATCCCATCCACCTCTTTAGTAATTCCCTTAGTTGGTGAATATTTACTCTTCACAATGATATTTGTGACTCTGTCAATTGTCATCACAGTGTTTGTCCTCAATATACATTACAGGACTCCAATGACACACACAATGCCCAAATGGGTAAAAACCGTCTTTCTCCACCTGCTCCCCAAAGTCCTGTTGATGCAGAGGCCACtagaacagcagaaaaaaaacacctCCAGAAAAACCAAGAAAGTATCAGACAGTAAGTTGGGCAAGTCAaagcacagcaaacacaaagaCACCAAATTGCACAAGGAGCAGCGGTGCAGTCACTGTGATCAGGCAACTGAACTCCGTACCACCAAAAGACAGCTGAGCCATCAGTCTCTGAGATGGATGGCAGAGCACATGGAGTACTCTCCAGAGGTGAAGGATGTCATCAGCAACGTCCAGTTCATCGCAGAGAACATGAGATCTCAAAATGAAACCAAAGAG GTGGAAGATGATTGGAAATATGTAGCTATGGTGATAGACAGAGTATTTCTCTGGGTATTTATAATCCTGTGTGTGTTTGGGACTGTAGGGCTCTTTATCCAGCCACTAATAGCAGAAACATAA